CCGGACGCTGGTTTTTTCCTGTGGCTTCCGGTTGAGGACGACGAAAAAGCAGCGCTCAAGCTGTGGCGCGAGACCGGGGTGAAGGTGCTGCCAGGCGGTTATCTGGCACAAGACGTAAACGGGGAAAACCCGGGCAAGACATATATTCGGGTCGCCTTGGTGGCCCCAAAAGAAGAGACGGCACGCGGATTGGAATTGATCCGCGACTGCCTGTACTCGGCATAATTCGAGGGAACAGAGCAATGGCATATCAGACACGCGGGCGCGATCCTCTGCTGGACAGCAATATGGCTGAAGCGATTGAAAAACGCGGTAAGGAATTGTTGGGCCTTGGCCTGATCCTTCTGGGTATGATGGCTGTTCTGATGATCGGCAGCTACACGCCGGATGATCCAAACTGGATGGTGTCCACCGATGCGCCGGTGCAAAACTGGATGGGCCGTATGGGCGCGTCTATTGCTGCGCCTTTGTTCATGATTGTGGGCTGGGGGTCTTGGGGTCTTGCCGTTGTTCTGTTGGTTTGGGGCATCCGTTTTGCCCTGCACATCGGGCAGGAACGTGCGGTCAGCCGCCTGATTTTTGCGCCCATTGCCGTGGCGCTGGGTGCGATCTATGCCGCGACCCTCGCACCGGGCGAGGAATGGCTGCAAACCCACAGCTTTGGCCTTGGTGGCCTGTTTGGCGACACTGTCATGGGCGCGGTTCTGACGGTTCTGCCGATCGGGTCCAGTTTTACCGTGAAACTGATGTCGTTGTTGATGGGGGTGTCGATCCTGACGCTGGGCGCCTTCGTGCTGGGCTTTACCAAGGCTGAATTGCTGCGCATTGGCCGCTTTTTGTTGGTTGGCGTGATCATGGCCTATGCCATGTTGATGACCCTTTTGGGTCGCGGCGCAACCGGCGCTGTTCAGGCCGCACATCAGTTGCAGGCCCGCCATGCCGCACGCCGCGAACGCCTGAGAAAAGAGGCGGATGAGGCCGCCGCCTATGCCGCGATCCAAGAGCATATGGAGATGACCGCCCAAGCCCAGCGCCAGCCGCAAGCGCCGGCTGAGGAGAAGTCCGGCATCATGGCGCGTATGCCCACCCTGATCAAACGTCCCGAAACCATGCCCGAGCCAGAGTTGGTGGAGACCTACAGCGAAGCCGTCATCGACGAGGTGCCGGGCGAAGATCGGATAAAAACCAAGATTGCCGATGTCATTAAGAACCGCATGCGTAGCACCACCGCTTTGCACACACCAACAACCGCGCCTCTTACCAAAGGTCGGGGCAGGGGGCCTGATCCGCTTGTGCTGAACACCGCGCCTGTGGCCGAGCTGCCACCAGAGCCGCCGCTGACCGCTTCTTTGCGGGCCGAGCCGCCATTGACGGCCGCAGCCCAGCCGCAGATGCAGGTTCACGCGACTGTGGCGCCTGCACCCGAACCTCTTGTGGCTCAGGTTGCCGCTGATCCGCTGCCGCTTGAAAGCTCTACATTGGTCGAAGCACCTGCGCCCGCACCGGTCATTCCGGTCGCAGAGCCGCGCAAAGTGGTGCAGCAGCCCGCACGCAAAGTGGTGCAGCCGTCCAAACAAGCCAAAGCCGAAGCACAGCCCACGCTGACCTTCGAAGACACCCACCCCGGTTTCGAACTGCCGCCGCTGAGCCTGCTGGAAAACCCCGAACAGGTTCAACGCTTGCATCTGTCGGATGAAGCGCTCGAAGAAAATGCGCGGATGCTGGAGAACGTGTTGGATGACTACGGCGTCAAAGGCGAAATCGTCGCTGTGCGCCCCGGCCCGGTTGTCACCATGTATGAGCTGGAACCCGCGCCGGGCCTCAAGGCCTCTCGCGTCATTGGTTTGGCTGATGACATCGCCCGGTCCATGGCTGCCCTGTCGGCGCGTGTTTCTACCGTGCCCGGACGTTCGGTAATCGGTATCGAACTGCCCAACGAAAACCGCGAAAAGGTGGTTCTGCGCGAAATCCTCGCGGCACGCGATTTCGGCGACAGCAATATGCGCCTGCCGCTTGCATTGGGCAAAGATATCGGCGGTGACGCGGTTGTCGCGAATCTCGCCAAGATGCCCCACCTGCTGATCGCAGGGACCACCGGTTCCGGTAAATCGGTTGCGATCAACACCATGATCCTGAGCCTGCTTTACAAGCTGACGCCGGAAGAATGCCGGTTGATCATGATCGACCCCAAGATGCTGGAACTGTCGGTTTATGACGGTATTCCGCATTTGTTGTCGCCGGTTGTAACCGATCCGAAGAAGGCGGTTGTAGCCCTGAAATGGACCGTGGGCGAGATGGAAGAGCGCTATCGCAAGATGTCCAAAATGGGTGTGCGCAACATCGAAGGTTACAACGGCCGCGTCCGTGAAGCCTTGGCCAAGGGTGAAATGTTCAGCCGCACCGTTCAAACAGGATTTGACGAGGACACCGGCGAGCCGATCTTCGAGACCGAAGAGAACACACCCGAGGCGCTGCCCTATATCGTGGTGATCGTGGACGAGATGGCGGATCTGATGATGGTCGCGGGCAAAGAGATCGAAGCCTGCATCCAGCGTCTGGCGCAGATGGCGCGGGCCTCTGGCATTCACCTGATCATGGCAACACAGCGCCCCTCGGTCGACGTGATCACCGGTACGATCAAGGCGAACTTCCCCACGCGGATCTCGTTTCAGGTTACCTCCAAGATCGACAGCCGCACCATTTTGGGTGAAATGGGCGCCGAACAGCTTCTGGGCATGGGTGACATGCTTTACATGGCGGGCGGTGCCAAGATCACGCGCTGCCACGGTCCCTTTGTGAGCGACGAA
This window of the Sulfitobacter mediterraneus genome carries:
- a CDS encoding DNA translocase FtsK; its protein translation is MAYQTRGRDPLLDSNMAEAIEKRGKELLGLGLILLGMMAVLMIGSYTPDDPNWMVSTDAPVQNWMGRMGASIAAPLFMIVGWGSWGLAVVLLVWGIRFALHIGQERAVSRLIFAPIAVALGAIYAATLAPGEEWLQTHSFGLGGLFGDTVMGAVLTVLPIGSSFTVKLMSLLMGVSILTLGAFVLGFTKAELLRIGRFLLVGVIMAYAMLMTLLGRGATGAVQAAHQLQARHAARRERLRKEADEAAAYAAIQEHMEMTAQAQRQPQAPAEEKSGIMARMPTLIKRPETMPEPELVETYSEAVIDEVPGEDRIKTKIADVIKNRMRSTTALHTPTTAPLTKGRGRGPDPLVLNTAPVAELPPEPPLTASLRAEPPLTAAAQPQMQVHATVAPAPEPLVAQVAADPLPLESSTLVEAPAPAPVIPVAEPRKVVQQPARKVVQPSKQAKAEAQPTLTFEDTHPGFELPPLSLLENPEQVQRLHLSDEALEENARMLENVLDDYGVKGEIVAVRPGPVVTMYELEPAPGLKASRVIGLADDIARSMAALSARVSTVPGRSVIGIELPNENREKVVLREILAARDFGDSNMRLPLALGKDIGGDAVVANLAKMPHLLIAGTTGSGKSVAINTMILSLLYKLTPEECRLIMIDPKMLELSVYDGIPHLLSPVVTDPKKAVVALKWTVGEMEERYRKMSKMGVRNIEGYNGRVREALAKGEMFSRTVQTGFDEDTGEPIFETEENTPEALPYIVVIVDEMADLMMVAGKEIEACIQRLAQMARASGIHLIMATQRPSVDVITGTIKANFPTRISFQVTSKIDSRTILGEMGAEQLLGMGDMLYMAGGAKITRCHGPFVSDEEVEEIVNHLKAYGEPDYISGVVEGPSEDNESNIDAVLGLGGNTDGEDALYDTAVQIVIKDRKCSTSYIQRKLAIGYNKAARLVEQMEDQGLVSPANHVGKREILVPEQG